One genomic window of Camelina sativa cultivar DH55 chromosome 5, Cs, whole genome shotgun sequence includes the following:
- the LOC104786441 gene encoding UDP-glycosyltransferase 74D1-like gives MGENAKANVLVFSFPIQGHINPLLQFSKRLISKNVTVTFLTTSSTHNSILRRAISGGATALPLSFVPIDDGFEEGHPSTDTSPDYFSKFQENVSRSLSELISSMDPKPNAVVYDSCLPYVLDVCRKHPGVAAASFFTQNSTVNAIYVHFLRGEFKEFQNEVVLPAMPPLKGNDLPVFLYDNNICRPLFELISSQFINVDDIDFFLVNSFDELEVEVLQWMTNQWPVKNIGPMIPSMYLDKRLAGDKDYGINLFNAQVNECLDWLDSKQPSSVIYVSFGSLAVLKDDQMIEVAAGLKQTGRNFLWVVRETEKNKLPSNYVEEIGEKGLIVNWSPQLQVLAHKSIGCFMTHCGWNSTLEALSLGVALIGMPAYSDQPTNAKFIEDVWKVGVRVKADQNGFVTKEEIVRCVGEVMEEMSEKGKEVRKNARKLMEFAREALSEGGNSDNNIDEFIAKIVR, from the exons atgggAGAAAATGCTAAAGCAAATGTGTTAGTCTTCTCATTCCCGATACAAGGACATATAAACCCTCTTCTCCAATTCTCAAAACGTTTAATCTCCAAAAACGTTACGGTCACATTCCTCACCACTTCCTCCACCCACAACTCCATCCTCCGCCGTGCTATCTCTGGCGGAGCCACCGCTCTCCCGCTATCTTTCGTCCCCATAGACGATGGCTTCGAGGAAGGCCACCCATCTACCGACACATCTCCCGACTACTTCTCAAAGTTCCAAGAAAACGTCTCTAGAAGCCTATCTGAACTTATCTCCTCGATGGACCCCAAACCAAACGCCGTCGTTTACGACTCTTGTCTGCCTTATGTTCTCGACGTTTGCCGGAAACATCCCGGGGTCGCTGCGGCGTCGTTTTTCACTCAAAATTCCACCGTGAACGCAATCTATGTTCATTTCTTGCGTGGGGAGTTCAAGGAGTTTCAAAACGAAGTAGTTTTGCCTGCGATGCCTCCGTTGAAGGGTAATGACTTGCCAGTGTTTCTGTACGATAACAATATCTGCCGGCCGTTGTTTGAGCTCATTAGTAGCCAGTTCATCAATGTTGACGACATTGACTTCTTCTTGGTTAACTCTTTCGACGAACTTGAAGTTGAG GTGTTACAATGGATGACGAACCAATGGCCGGTCAAGAACATAGGACCGATGATTCCATCAATGTACTTAGACAAACGATTAGCAGGCGACAAAGACTACGGAATCAACCTcttcaatgcccaagttaacgAATGCCTTGACTGGCTTGACTCAAAACAGCCCAGTTCAGTGATCTACGTCTCCTTTGGAAGCTTGGCCGTCTTAAAAGACGATCAAATGATAGAAGTAGCAGCTGGTCTAAAACAAACTGGCCGTAACTTCTTGTGGGTTGttagagaaacagaaaaaaacaagcTCCCGAGCAACTACGTAGAGGAAATTGGTGAGAAAGGGTTGATAGTGAATTGGAGTCCTCAATTACAAGTTCTTGCGCATAAATCCATCGGTTGTTTCATGACGCATTGTGGATGGAATTCGACTTTAGAGGCATTGAGCTTAGGAGTGGCTTTGATTGGAATGCCGGCTTATAGCGATCAACCAACTAATGCTAAGTTTATAGAAGATGTGTGGAAGGTTGGGGTTAGGGTTAAGGCAGATCAAAATGGGTTTGTGACAAAGGAAGAGATTGTGAGATGTGTTGGAGAAGTTATGGAAGAGATGTCGGAGAAAGGGAAGGAGGTTAGAAAGAATGCTCGGAAATTGATGGAGTTTGCAAGAGAAGCTTTGTCTGAAGGAGGAAACTCTGATAACAATATTGATGAGTTTATTGCTAAAATTGTGAGGTAA
- the LOC104786443 gene encoding methyltransferase-like protein 13 isoform X1 has translation MGKKKGSKAASPSSDDFLQTLEDFTSKENWDKFFTLRGNDDSFEWYAEWPQLRDSLLPLLQDSSSSSSGSLQILVPGCGNSRLSEHLYDAGFRDITNVDFSKVVISDMLRRNIRTRPELRWRVMDITKMQLADESFDTVLDKGALDALMEPEVGTKLGSQYLSEAKRVLKPGGKFICLTLAESHVLALLFSKLRFGWKMTVHSISQKRSNLKTFMVVAEKENSVLLHDITSSFDLLSIGRNDNQGSGMREALESENQRRRDWNNGSDLLYSHEDLKLGIKGNLAEFTGGRRIKFTLGGQGSNFSYRAVLLDAQKQTEPFVYHCGVFLVPKTRAHEWLFCSEEGQWQVVESSQAARLIMVFLDSSHSGATMEDVQTDLSPMVTQLAPRKDDEEARIPYMMASDGIKKCDTVHEVTSSLTGKVVVEDVVYESTPSNPEGVSPSSDLAFRRLVFKRTEGLIQSEALLVEDGEILEQPQNEKTKTVSQSKRKGNKKRNQESSGPLMKVSHDYLASSYHTGIISGFTLVSSYLKNAESCGKMVKTVIIGLGAGLLPMFLHGCLPFSDIEAVELDPVMLSVGNDYFGFTQTDRLKVHISDGIKFIRDITNSKTPSEETANAVPKPQTTSSNGESATYNVKGGTCPDILIIDVDSADSSGGLTCPASEFIEETFLLSVKRALPQHGLFVVNLVSRSQSVKDMVVSRMKKVFDHLFGLQLEEEDDVNVVLFGLCSETVISESDIPESAVILEGLLKCQRLETKQSIIDATKKLKCWK, from the exons AtggggaagaagaaaggaagcaAAGCAGCTTCGCCTTCTTCAG ATGATTTCTTACAAACCCTCGAAGACTTCACAAGCAAAGAGAATTGGGATAAGTTCTTCACTCTCAGAGGCAACGACGACTCTTTCGAGTGGTATGCTGAGTGGCCTCAGCTCCGTGACTCGCTTTTACCTCTGCTCCaagactcatcatcatcttcttctggcTCACTTCAGATTTTGGTTCCTGGGTGCGGGAACTCCCGCCTTTCTGAGCATTTGTACGATGCTGGGTTCCGTGACATCACCAATGTCGACTTTTCCAAGGTTGTTATCTCCGATATGCTTCGTCGGAACATTAGGACTCGTCCCGAACTCCGTTGGCGAGTTATGGACATAACAAAGATGCAG TTGGCAGATGAATCTTTTGATACGGTTCTGGATAAAGGTGCTCTTGATGCTTTGATGGAGCCAGAAGTTGGAACGAAGCTGGGAAGTCAATACTTATCAGAG GCCAAACGGGTTTTGAAACCTGGGGGGAAGTTTATCTGTCTAACGCTGGCGGAGTCTCATGTCTTAG CATTGCTCTTTTCAAAACTTCGTTTTGGTTGGAAGATGACTGTTCATTCAATCTCTCAAAAACGCTCGAATCTTAAGACGTTTATGGTGGTGGCTGAAAAGGAAAATTCCGTTTTACTGCATGATATAACCTCTTCTTTCGATCTTTTATCTATTGGTCGCAACGATAACCag GGCTCTGGTATGCGTGAAGCCCTCGAGAGTGAGAACCAAAGACGTAGAGACTGGAATAATGGCTCAGACTTGTTGTAT TCTCATGAAGATTTGAAACTTGGTATTAAAGGAAACTTGGCAGAGTTTACTGGAGGTCGCCGTATAAAATTTACTTTGGGTGGCCAAGGAAGCAATTTCAGTTATAGAGCTGTGCTTCTTGATGCTCAAAAGCAAACTGAGCCATTTGTGTATCATTGTGGTGTTTTTCTTGTCCCCAAG ACTCGTGCTCATGAGTGGCTGTTCTGTTCAGAGGAAGGACAGTGGCAGGTTGTCGAGAGTTCTCAGGCCGCTCGTCTCATAATG GTTTTTCTCGACAGTAGCCATAGTGGCGCCACCATGGAGGATGTACAG ACTGATTTATCTCCCATGGTGACACAACTAGCTCCTagaaaagatgatgaagaagctcGTATACC GTATATGATGGCAAGTGATGGGATCAAAAAGTGTGATACTGTCCACGAG GTTACATCTTCCTTGACTGGAAAAGTGGTCGTTGAAGATGTGGTTTATGAAAGCACTCCTAGTAATCCTGAAGGCGTATCTCCTTCTAGCGATTTGGCATTTCGGCGCCTTGTATTCAAAAGAACTGAGGGTTTGATACAATCTGAAGCTTTGCTTGTAGAGGATGGTGAGATTCTTGAACAACCTCAGaatgaaaaaactaaaactgtTTCCCAATCGAAACGAAAGGGAAATAAAAAACGAAACCAAG AATCAAGCGGACCTCTTATGAAGGTCTCTCATGATTATTTGGCTAGCTCTTACCACACTGGAATTATTTCTGGATTCACATTGGTATCTTCCTACCTGAAGAACGCTGAATCGTGCGGAAAGATG GTTAAGACTGTTATAATTGGTCTTGGAGCAGGATTACTTCCCATGTTCCTCCATGGATGCTTGCCATTTTCCGATATTGAG GCGGTTGAGCTTGACCCGGTAATGCTTAGTGTTGGCAACGATTACTTTGGTTTCACACAAACTGATCGCTTGAAG GTGCATATTTCTGATGGGATCAAATTCATTAGAGATAtaacaaactctaaaactccTTCTGAGGAAACAGCAAACGCTGTGCCTAAACCACAAACGACTAGCTCAAATGGGGAGTCCGCAACTTATAATGTCAAAGGCGGAACTTGTCCTGACATTCTGATTATAGATGTGGATTCAGCAGATTCAAG TGGGGGTTTAACCTGTCCTGCATCTGAGTTTATCGAAGAGACATTTCTTCTTTCAGTTAAGCGCGCTCTCCCTCAGCACGGTCTTTTCGTAGTGAACTTGGTTTCAAGGTCACAATCCGTCAAAGATATGGTAGTATCAAGAatgaaaaag GTTTTTGATCACTTGTTCGGCCTGCAACtagaagaggaagatgacgTAAACGTGGTGCTCTTTGGGCTTTGCTCTGAAACCGTAATCAGCGAGAGCGATATTCCAGAATCTGCAGTAATACTGGAAGGGTTGCTCAAGTGCCAGAGATTGGAAACAAAGCAAAGCATCATAGACGCTACAAAGAAGCTGAAATGCTGGAAATAA
- the LOC104786443 gene encoding methyltransferase-like protein 13 isoform X2 produces MGTKKGSKAASSDDFLQTLEDFTSKENWDKFFTLRGNDDSFEWYAEWPQLRDSLLPLLQDSSSSSSGSLQILVPGCGNSRLSEHLYDAGFRDITNVDFSKVVISDMLRRNIRTRPELRWRVMDITKMQLADESFDTVLDKGALDALMEPEVGTKLGSQYLSEAKRVLKPGGKFICLTLAESHVLALLFSKLRFGWKMTVHSISQKRSNLKTFMVVAEKENSVLLHDITSSFDLLSIGRNDNQGSGMREALESENQRRRDWNNGSDLLYSHEDLKLGIKGNLAEFTGGRRIKFTLGGQGSNFSYRAVLLDAQKQTEPFVYHCGVFLVPKTRAHEWLFCSEEGQWQVVESSQAARLIMVFLDSSHSGATMEDVQTDLSPMVTQLAPRKDDEEARIPYMMASDGIKKCDTVHEVTSSLTGKVVVEDVVYESTPSNPEGVSPSSDLAFRRLVFKRTEGLIQSEALLVEDGEILEQPQNEKTKTVSQSKRKGNKKRNQESSGPLMKVSHDYLASSYHTGIISGFTLVSSYLKNAESCGKMVKTVIIGLGAGLLPMFLHGCLPFSDIEAVELDPVMLSVGNDYFGFTQTDRLKVHISDGIKFIRDITNSKTPSEETANAVPKPQTTSSNGESATYNVKGGTCPDILIIDVDSADSSGGLTCPASEFIEETFLLSVKRALPQHGLFVVNLVSRSQSVKDMVVSRMKKVFDHLFGLQLEEEDDVNVVLFGLCSETVISESDIPESAVILEGLLKCQRLETKQSIIDATKKLKCWK; encoded by the exons ATGGGGACGAAGAAAGGAAGCAAAGCAGCTTCTTCAGATGATTTCTTACAAACCCTCGAAGACTTCACAAGCAAAGAGAATTGGGATAAGTTCTTCACTCTCAGAGGCAACGACGACTCTTTCGAGTGGTATGCTGAGTGGCCTCAGCTCCGTGACTCGCTTTTACCTCTGCTCCaagactcatcatcatcttcttctggcTCACTTCAGATTTTGGTTCCTGGGTGCGGGAACTCCCGCCTTTCTGAGCATTTGTACGATGCTGGGTTCCGTGACATCACCAATGTCGACTTTTCCAAGGTTGTTATCTCCGATATGCTTCGTCGGAACATTAGGACTCGTCCCGAACTCCGTTGGCGAGTTATGGACATAACAAAGATGCAG TTGGCAGATGAATCTTTTGATACGGTTCTGGATAAAGGTGCTCTTGATGCTTTGATGGAGCCAGAAGTTGGAACGAAGCTGGGAAGTCAATACTTATCAGAG GCCAAACGGGTTTTGAAACCTGGGGGGAAGTTTATCTGTCTAACGCTGGCGGAGTCTCATGTCTTAG CATTGCTCTTTTCAAAACTTCGTTTTGGTTGGAAGATGACTGTTCATTCAATCTCTCAAAAACGCTCGAATCTTAAGACGTTTATGGTGGTGGCTGAAAAGGAAAATTCCGTTTTACTGCATGATATAACCTCTTCTTTCGATCTTTTATCTATTGGTCGCAACGATAACCag GGCTCTGGTATGCGTGAAGCCCTCGAGAGTGAGAACCAAAGACGTAGAGACTGGAATAATGGCTCAGACTTGTTGTAT TCTCATGAAGATTTGAAACTTGGTATTAAAGGAAACTTGGCAGAGTTTACTGGAGGTCGCCGTATAAAATTTACTTTGGGTGGCCAAGGAAGCAATTTCAGTTATAGAGCTGTGCTTCTTGATGCTCAAAAGCAAACTGAGCCATTTGTGTATCATTGTGGTGTTTTTCTTGTCCCCAAG ACTCGTGCTCATGAGTGGCTGTTCTGTTCAGAGGAAGGACAGTGGCAGGTTGTCGAGAGTTCTCAGGCCGCTCGTCTCATAATG GTTTTTCTCGACAGTAGCCATAGTGGCGCCACCATGGAGGATGTACAG ACTGATTTATCTCCCATGGTGACACAACTAGCTCCTagaaaagatgatgaagaagctcGTATACC GTATATGATGGCAAGTGATGGGATCAAAAAGTGTGATACTGTCCACGAG GTTACATCTTCCTTGACTGGAAAAGTGGTCGTTGAAGATGTGGTTTATGAAAGCACTCCTAGTAATCCTGAAGGCGTATCTCCTTCTAGCGATTTGGCATTTCGGCGCCTTGTATTCAAAAGAACTGAGGGTTTGATACAATCTGAAGCTTTGCTTGTAGAGGATGGTGAGATTCTTGAACAACCTCAGaatgaaaaaactaaaactgtTTCCCAATCGAAACGAAAGGGAAATAAAAAACGAAACCAAG AATCAAGCGGACCTCTTATGAAGGTCTCTCATGATTATTTGGCTAGCTCTTACCACACTGGAATTATTTCTGGATTCACATTGGTATCTTCCTACCTGAAGAACGCTGAATCGTGCGGAAAGATG GTTAAGACTGTTATAATTGGTCTTGGAGCAGGATTACTTCCCATGTTCCTCCATGGATGCTTGCCATTTTCCGATATTGAG GCGGTTGAGCTTGACCCGGTAATGCTTAGTGTTGGCAACGATTACTTTGGTTTCACACAAACTGATCGCTTGAAG GTGCATATTTCTGATGGGATCAAATTCATTAGAGATAtaacaaactctaaaactccTTCTGAGGAAACAGCAAACGCTGTGCCTAAACCACAAACGACTAGCTCAAATGGGGAGTCCGCAACTTATAATGTCAAAGGCGGAACTTGTCCTGACATTCTGATTATAGATGTGGATTCAGCAGATTCAAG TGGGGGTTTAACCTGTCCTGCATCTGAGTTTATCGAAGAGACATTTCTTCTTTCAGTTAAGCGCGCTCTCCCTCAGCACGGTCTTTTCGTAGTGAACTTGGTTTCAAGGTCACAATCCGTCAAAGATATGGTAGTATCAAGAatgaaaaag GTTTTTGATCACTTGTTCGGCCTGCAACtagaagaggaagatgacgTAAACGTGGTGCTCTTTGGGCTTTGCTCTGAAACCGTAATCAGCGAGAGCGATATTCCAGAATCTGCAGTAATACTGGAAGGGTTGCTCAAGTGCCAGAGATTGGAAACAAAGCAAAGCATCATAGACGCTACAAAGAAGCTGAAATGCTGGAAATAA
- the LOC104786443 gene encoding methyltransferase-like protein 13 isoform X4, with product MGTKKGSKAASSDDFLQTLEDFTSKENWDKFFTLRGNDDSFEWYAEWPQLRDSLLPLLQDSSSSSSGSLQILVPGCGNSRLSEHLYDAGFRDITNVDFSKVVISDMLRRNIRTRPELRWRVMDITKMQLADESFDTVLDKGALDALMEPEVGTKLGSQYLSEAKRVLKPGGKFICLTLAESHVLALLFSKLRFGWKMTVHSISQKRSNLKTFMVVAEKENSVLLHDITSSFDLLSIGRNDNQGSGMREALENENQIRRDCNNGSDLLYSHEDLKLGIKGNLAEFTGGRRIKFTLGGQGSNFSYRAVLLDAQKQTEPFVYHCGVFLVPKTRAHEWLFCSEEGQWQVVESSQAARLIMVFLDSSHSGATMEDVQTDLSPMVTQLAPRKDDEEARIPYMMASDGIKKCDTVHEVTSSLTGKVVVEDVVYESTPSNPEGVSPSSDLAFRRLVFKRTEGLIQSEALLVEDGEILEQPQNEKTKTVSQSKRKGNKKRNQESSGPLMKVSHDYLASSYHTGIISGFTLVSSYLKNAESCGKMVKTVIIGLGAGLLPMFLHGCLPFSDIEAVELDPVMLSVGNDYFGFTQTDRLKVHISDGIKFIRDITNSKTPSEETANAVPKPQTTSSNGESATYNVKGGTCPDILIIDVDSADSSGGLTCPASEFIEETFLLSVKRALPQHGLFVVNLVSRSQSVKDMVVSRMKKVFDHLFGLQLEEEDDVNVVLFGLCSETVISESDIPESAVILEGLLKCQRLETKQSIIDATKKLKCWK from the exons ATGGGGACGAAGAAAGGAAGCAAAGCAGCTTCTTCAGATGATTTCTTACAAACCCTCGAAGACTTCACAAGCAAAGAGAATTGGGATAAGTTCTTCACTCTCAGAGGCAACGACGACTCTTTCGAGTGGTATGCTGAGTGGCCTCAGCTCCGTGACTCGCTTTTACCTCTGCTCCaagactcatcatcatcttcttctggcTCACTTCAGATTTTGGTTCCTGGGTGCGGGAACTCCCGCCTTTCTGAGCATTTGTACGATGCTGGGTTCCGTGACATCACCAATGTCGACTTTTCCAAGGTTGTTATCTCCGATATGCTTCGTCGGAACATTAGGACTCGTCCCGAACTCCGTTGGCGAGTTATGGACATAACAAAGATGCAG TTGGCAGATGAATCTTTTGATACGGTTCTGGATAAAGGTGCTCTTGATGCTTTGATGGAGCCAGAAGTTGGAACGAAGCTGGGAAGTCAATACTTATCAGAG GCCAAACGGGTTTTGAAACCTGGGGGGAAGTTTATCTGTCTAACGCTGGCGGAGTCTCATGTCTTAG CATTGCTCTTTTCAAAACTTCGTTTTGGTTGGAAGATGACTGTTCATTCAATCTCTCAAAAACGCTCGAATCTTAAGACGTTTATGGTGGTGGCTGAAAAGGAAAATTCCGTTTTACTGCATGATATAACCTCTTCTTTCGATCTTTTATCTATTGGTCGCAACGATAACCag GGTTCTGGTATGCGTGAAGCCCTCGAGAATGAGAACCAAATACGTAGAGACTGCAATAATGGCTCAGACTTATTGTACTCTCATGAAGATTTGAAACTTGGTATTAAAGGAAACTTGGCAGAGTTTACTGGAGGTCGCCGTATAAAATTTACTTTGGGTGGCCAAGGAAGCAATTTCAGTTATAGAGCTGTGCTTCTTGATGCTCAAAAGCAAACTGAGCCATTTGTGTATCATTGTGGTGTTTTTCTTGTCCCCAAG ACTCGTGCTCATGAGTGGCTGTTCTGTTCAGAGGAAGGACAGTGGCAGGTTGTCGAGAGTTCTCAGGCCGCTCGTCTCATAATG GTTTTTCTCGACAGTAGCCATAGTGGCGCCACCATGGAGGATGTACAG ACTGATTTATCTCCCATGGTGACACAACTAGCTCCTagaaaagatgatgaagaagctcGTATACC GTATATGATGGCAAGTGATGGGATCAAAAAGTGTGATACTGTCCACGAG GTTACATCTTCCTTGACTGGAAAAGTGGTCGTTGAAGATGTGGTTTATGAAAGCACTCCTAGTAATCCTGAAGGCGTATCTCCTTCTAGCGATTTGGCATTTCGGCGCCTTGTATTCAAAAGAACTGAGGGTTTGATACAATCTGAAGCTTTGCTTGTAGAGGATGGTGAGATTCTTGAACAACCTCAGaatgaaaaaactaaaactgtTTCCCAATCGAAACGAAAGGGAAATAAAAAACGAAACCAAG AATCAAGCGGACCTCTTATGAAGGTCTCTCATGATTATTTGGCTAGCTCTTACCACACTGGAATTATTTCTGGATTCACATTGGTATCTTCCTACCTGAAGAACGCTGAATCGTGCGGAAAGATG GTTAAGACTGTTATAATTGGTCTTGGAGCAGGATTACTTCCCATGTTCCTCCATGGATGCTTGCCATTTTCCGATATTGAG GCGGTTGAGCTTGACCCGGTAATGCTTAGTGTTGGCAACGATTACTTTGGTTTCACACAAACTGATCGCTTGAAG GTGCATATTTCTGATGGGATCAAATTCATTAGAGATAtaacaaactctaaaactccTTCTGAGGAAACAGCAAACGCTGTGCCTAAACCACAAACGACTAGCTCAAATGGGGAGTCCGCAACTTATAATGTCAAAGGCGGAACTTGTCCTGACATTCTGATTATAGATGTGGATTCAGCAGATTCAAG TGGGGGTTTAACCTGTCCTGCATCTGAGTTTATCGAAGAGACATTTCTTCTTTCAGTTAAGCGCGCTCTCCCTCAGCACGGTCTTTTCGTAGTGAACTTGGTTTCAAGGTCACAATCCGTCAAAGATATGGTAGTATCAAGAatgaaaaag GTTTTTGATCACTTGTTCGGCCTGCAACtagaagaggaagatgacgTAAACGTGGTGCTCTTTGGGCTTTGCTCTGAAACCGTAATCAGCGAGAGCGATATTCCAGAATCTGCAGTAATACTGGAAGGGTTGCTCAAGTGCCAGAGATTGGAAACAAAGCAAAGCATCATAGACGCTACAAAGAAGCTGAAATGCTGGAAATAA
- the LOC104786443 gene encoding methyltransferase-like protein 13 isoform X3, translated as MTVHSISQKRSNLKTFMVVAEKENSVLLHDITSSFDLLSIGRNDNQGSGMREALENENQIRRDCNNGSDLLYSHEDLKLGIKGNLAEFTGGRRIKFTLGGQGSNFSYRAVLLDAQKQTEPFVYHCGVFLVPKTRAHEWLFCSEEGQWQVVESSQAARLIMVFLDSSHSGATMEDVQTDLSPMVTQLAPRKDDEEARIPYMMASDGIKKCDTVHEVTSSLTGKVVVEDVVYESTPSNPEGVSPSSDLAFRRLVFKRTEGLIQSEALLVEDGEILEQPQNEKTKTVSQSKRKGNKKRNQESSGPLMKVSHDYLASSYHTGIISGFTLVSSYLKNAESCGKMVKTVIIGLGAGLLPMFLHGCLPFSDIEAVELDPVMLSVGNDYFGFTQTDRLKVHISDGIKFIRDITNSKTPSEETANAVPKPQTTSSNGESATYNVKGGTCPDILIIDVDSADSSGGLTCPASEFIEETFLLSVKRALPQHGLFVVNLVSRSQSVKDMVVSRMKKVFDHLFGLQLEEEDDVNVVLFGLCSETVISESDIPESAVILEGLLKCQRLETKQSIIDATKKLKCWK; from the exons ATGACTGTTCATTCAATCTCTCAAAAACGCTCGAATCTTAAGACGTTTATGGTGGTGGCTGAAAAGGAAAATTCTGTTTTACTGCACGATATAACCTCTTCTTTCGATCTTTTATCTATTGGTCGCAACGATAACCAG GGTTCTGGTATGCGTGAAGCCCTCGAGAATGAGAACCAAATACGTAGAGACTGCAATAATGGCTCAGACTTATTGTACTCTCATGAAGATTTGAAACTTGGTATTAAAGGAAACTTGGCAGAGTTTACTGGAGGTCGCCGTATAAAATTTACTTTGGGTGGCCAAGGAAGCAATTTCAGTTATAGAGCTGTGCTTCTTGATGCTCAAAAGCAAACTGAGCCATTTGTGTATCATTGTGGTGTTTTTCTTGTCCCCAAG ACTCGTGCTCATGAGTGGCTGTTCTGTTCAGAGGAAGGACAGTGGCAGGTTGTCGAGAGTTCTCAGGCCGCTCGTCTCATAATG GTTTTTCTCGACAGTAGCCATAGTGGCGCCACCATGGAGGATGTACAG ACTGATTTATCTCCCATGGTGACACAACTAGCTCCTagaaaagatgatgaagaagctcGTATACC GTATATGATGGCAAGTGATGGGATCAAAAAGTGTGATACTGTCCACGAG GTTACATCTTCCTTGACTGGAAAAGTGGTCGTTGAAGATGTGGTTTATGAAAGCACTCCTAGTAATCCTGAAGGCGTATCTCCTTCTAGCGATTTGGCATTTCGGCGCCTTGTATTCAAAAGAACTGAGGGTTTGATACAATCTGAAGCTTTGCTTGTAGAGGATGGTGAGATTCTTGAACAACCTCAGaatgaaaaaactaaaactgtTTCCCAATCGAAACGAAAGGGAAATAAAAAACGAAACCAAG AATCAAGCGGACCTCTTATGAAGGTCTCTCATGATTATTTGGCTAGCTCTTACCACACTGGAATTATTTCTGGATTCACATTGGTATCTTCCTACCTGAAGAACGCTGAATCGTGCGGAAAGATG GTTAAGACTGTTATAATTGGTCTTGGAGCAGGATTACTTCCCATGTTCCTCCATGGATGCTTGCCATTTTCCGATATTGAG GCGGTTGAGCTTGACCCGGTAATGCTTAGTGTTGGCAACGATTACTTTGGTTTCACACAAACTGATCGCTTGAAG GTGCATATTTCTGATGGGATCAAATTCATTAGAGATAtaacaaactctaaaactccTTCTGAGGAAACAGCAAACGCTGTGCCTAAACCACAAACGACTAGCTCAAATGGGGAGTCCGCAACTTATAATGTCAAAGGCGGAACTTGTCCTGACATTCTGATTATAGATGTGGATTCAGCAGATTCAAG TGGGGGTTTAACCTGTCCTGCATCTGAGTTTATCGAAGAGACATTTCTTCTTTCAGTTAAGCGCGCTCTCCCTCAGCACGGTCTTTTCGTAGTGAACTTGGTTTCAAGGTCACAATCCGTCAAAGATATGGTAGTATCAAGAatgaaaaag GTTTTTGATCACTTGTTCGGCCTGCAACtagaagaggaagatgacgTAAACGTGGTGCTCTTTGGGCTTTGCTCTGAAACCGTAATCAGCGAGAGCGATATTCCAGAATCTGCAGTAATACTGGAAGGGTTGCTCAAGTGCCAGAGATTGGAAACAAAGCAAAGCATCATAGACGCTACAAAGAAGCTGAAATGCTGGAAATAA
- the LOC104786444 gene encoding transcription factor bHLH113-like, translating into MEYSRDSAGMMMENKRNVCSLEENSIKRHKSDLSFSSKERKDKLGERITALQQLVSPYGKTDTASVLLEGMQYIQFLQEQVKVLSAPYLQATPTNTQEEQEEYSLRSRGLCLVPLEYTSGVAQTNGADIWAPVKKTPTSSTHAFNLSSSNSPFR; encoded by the exons ATGGAATACTCTAGAGACTCGGCAGGGATGATGATGGAGAACAAGCGCAATGTATGCTCTCTTGAAGAAAACAGCATCAAACGACACAAGTccgatctctctttctcttccaag GAGAGGAAGGACAAGTTGGGAGAACGTATTACAGCTCTTCAGCAACTAGTTTCCCCTTATGGAAAG ACCGACACTGCATCAGTTCTTCTAGAGGGAATGCAATACATTCAGTTTCTTCAAGAACAAGTCAAG GTTCTAAGCGCTCCATATCTGCAAGCAACACCCACTAATACGCAG GAGGAGCAGGAAGAGTACAGCCTAAGAAGCAGAGGGTTATGTCTTGTTCCATTGGAGTATACATCAGGGGTTGCTCAAACCAATGGTGCTGATATATGGGCTCCTGTGAAGAAGACTCCAACATCTTCAACTCATGCTTTCAATCTCTCGTCTTCTAATTCACCCTTCCGATGA